The sequence CAAACGGCACGCTGGCAGATGCGCTCAACCTGCTCCATAGAGTGCGAAACGAACAGAACCGTCACGTCGCCGCTCTGGATAAAGTGCTGGATGCGGGCCTCACACTTTTGCTGGAAGAACACATCACCGACGGACAGCGTCTCGTCAACGATCAGAATATCGGGCTCGGTAATCGTCGCGATTGCAAAGGCGATACGCGCCACCATGCCCGAAGAGAAGTTCTTAAGCGGCATATCGACAAAGTTCTGCAGCTCAGCGAACTCGATAATGCCGTCAAAGTTGGCGTCGATGAACTCCTTGGTATAGCCGAGCAGGGCGCCGTTCAGATAGATGTTCTCGCGGGCGGTCAGCTCGGGGTCAAAGCCGGCGCCAAGCTCAATCAGCGGCGCGATGTTACCGTGCACCTTAACGCTGCCCTCGCTAGGCTCAAGAACGCCAGCGATAATCTTGAGCATCGTAGACTTGCCGGAGCCATTGGTGCCGACCAGACCCACAACCTCGCCGCGATGAATATCAAACGAGATGTGCTTAAGCGCCCTAAACTCCTCAAAGAACAGCTCGTGCTTGGCAAGCTTAATGAAGTACTCCTTGAGGTTGGTCAGCGACTCGGACGCCATGTTAAAGATCATGGTGACGTCGTCGACCTCGACAGCCAGAGGCTGCTCGCTGTAATCAACAACAGATTCAGTCATCACAGCACTCCTTAGATGTAGAGGATAAATTTGCGCTCGGACTTATGGAACACGGTATAGCCAATAATAAGCGCAAGAACCGCCCAAGCGACGCACATACCAAACGTCATAAGCGAGGGCGTAGTCTGGAACAGGAAGATATCGCGCATAAACTGCAGGTAGTTGAACATGGGGTTCGCATACATCAAGATACGCACGAGATGCGGCATTTGCGCAATATAGTCAGTCGTCCAGAAGATGGGCGTAATGTAAGTCCACGCCGTAATGACGACGCTCCACAGATGCATAACGTCGCGGAAGAAGACCGTAAGGGCAGAGAGCATCATGCCCAGGCCCATGCAGAAGCACATAAGCAGCAGCAGGCAGACCGGCAACAGAATCAGGTGCCAAGAAGGCATAACGCGGAACCACAGCATGACGATGGCGACGGCGACCAGCGAGAAGGCAAAGTTGACCAGCGAGAAGAGCACCTTCTGCACCGGGAAAACCCAGCGGTGCACCTTAACCTTCTTGAGCAGAGGGGCAGCGCCCACGATCGACGTCAGGGCCTGGTTAGTAGACTCAGACATGACGGCAAAGGTGATGTTACCCACGATCAAGTACAGCGGGTACATCTCGGGCGTCATTGAGCCATTGCGGCCCTGGCCAAAAATCGTCGAGAACACGATGGCCATGACGATCATCATCAGCAGCGGGTTGAGCACCGACCATGCGACGCCCAGAACGCTACGGCGATACTTGATCTTAAAATCCTTGGTAACCAGCTGACGAAGGATAAACGCGTCCTTCTCAAATTCGTTCTTAGCAAACGTCGCAGGCAGACTGCGAGTTTCTTGTTGCTTTGTCTGATCCGACACGGATGCAACTCCTTTACTCGTAATCGTTGACAAACGAACAGTATAGACCCGACGGCCATGCAAACGATTCGCGCAACAAAACTGGAGAACTAACCCACATCTTAGGATGCCAGGCCCAAACGGCTATACTTTCTAGGATTGAATGTATAAGGAGCATTAAGTGAATTCTGAATCCATCGCCGTCATCATCCCTTGCTACAACGAAGCGCTCACGATCGGCAAAGTCATCGACGACTTTCACCGCGAACTTCCGCAGGCGACGGTCTATGTCTATGACAACAACTCGTCGGACGATACCTCACGCATTGCCACCGAGCACGGCGCCACAGTCCGCTTTGAGCCCCGTCAGGGAAAGGGCAACGTGTGCCGCCAGATGTTTCGCGATATCGACGCCGATTGCTACCTGATGGTCGACGGAGACGACACCTACCCCGCCGAGGCGGCCAAGGCCCTCTGCGAGCCCATCCTTAACGGCACGGCCGACATGACCGTAGGCGATCGCCTTTCCAACGGCACCTACGCCGAGGAGAACAAGCGTGCCTTCCACGGCTTTGGCAATAATCTGGTCCGCGCCATGATCAAGTGGATCTATGGCTACAGCTTCGATGACGTCATGACAGGCTACCGCGCCATGAGCCGCCCGTTCGTTAAAACCTTCCCAGTGCTTTCCGAGGGCTTTCAGATCGAAACCGAGCTCTCGATCCACGCCGTCGACCACCGCTGGCGCATCAAAGATGTGCCCATCGAGTACCGCGACCGTCCCGAGGGTTCCGAGTCCAAACTCAACACCGTGAGCGACGGCATTAAAGTCGTTGCGATGATCGGCACGCTGTTCAAGGACTACCGCCCGCTGAAGTTCTTCAGCCTCGTTGCGCTTCTGTTCGCGGTATTCGGCCTCGCCCTGGGCATGCCCATCGTTGTCGAATATTTCCAGACCGGCCTCGTCCCGCGCTTCCCCACCGCTGTGCTCGCCGCCTCGTTTATGTTCCTGTGCGGCCTGAGCCTTGCGACCGGCTTCATCCTAGATTCTGTAGCAAAGGTCGAAAAAAAGCAGTGGGAGGTCAACGTGTACAGCAAATACGCCTACGACGACCAGCCCGGCCACCCTACTTCCATGCCAAGCGAGAGGTAGATCTTCCGCAAAATACTATTGGCACCACTGCGCAGATAGCCACCAACAAGAAAAGCCGCCGTTAAAGAACGGCGGCTTTTACTCTCGAAAAGTTAATAGCGGCTAGAGCGTCTTGATGTACTCCCCCAGCTCTTCCTCCCAGTCGGGCATGTGGAAGCCGGCAGCCTCGAGCTTGGACAGGTCGAGCGCGGAGTGGACCGGGCGCGGGGCGACGGGGCCCTCGGCGCTCGCGTAGTAGTCGGCGGTCGATACCGGCACGACCCTGTCCCCGTTGCCGTTGGCGGCCTCGAAGACGGCGCGGGCGATATCGGCCCAGGACTTGACGGTGCCGGAGCCGGTGCAGTCGTAGGTGCCGTAGGGGGCGTGCGTCCCCAGCACGTGGAAGATGGCCTCGGCCATGTCGCGCGTGAAGGTCAGGCGGCCCAGCTGGTCGTCAACGACCGTGACCTGCTCGAGCCCGTCCTCGGGGTCGGCGACGCGGTCGGACAGGCCCTTCATCGTCTTGACGAAGTTGCGGCCCTCGCCGATGACCCAGCTGGAGCGCATGATGTAGTGGCGCGGGCACCCGGCCACGGCGATGTCGCCGGCGGCCTTGGTCTGGCCG is a genomic window of Collinsella aerofaciens containing:
- a CDS encoding ABC transporter permease, translating into MSDQTKQQETRSLPATFAKNEFEKDAFILRQLVTKDFKIKYRRSVLGVAWSVLNPLLMMIVMAIVFSTIFGQGRNGSMTPEMYPLYLIVGNITFAVMSESTNQALTSIVGAAPLLKKVKVHRWVFPVQKVLFSLVNFAFSLVAVAIVMLWFRVMPSWHLILLPVCLLLLMCFCMGLGMMLSALTVFFRDVMHLWSVVITAWTYITPIFWTTDYIAQMPHLVRILMYANPMFNYLQFMRDIFLFQTTPSLMTFGMCVAWAVLALIIGYTVFHKSERKFILYI
- a CDS encoding glycosyltransferase family 2 protein, encoding MNSESIAVIIPCYNEALTIGKVIDDFHRELPQATVYVYDNNSSDDTSRIATEHGATVRFEPRQGKGNVCRQMFRDIDADCYLMVDGDDTYPAEAAKALCEPILNGTADMTVGDRLSNGTYAEENKRAFHGFGNNLVRAMIKWIYGYSFDDVMTGYRAMSRPFVKTFPVLSEGFQIETELSIHAVDHRWRIKDVPIEYRDRPEGSESKLNTVSDGIKVVAMIGTLFKDYRPLKFFSLVALLFAVFGLALGMPIVVEYFQTGLVPRFPTAVLAASFMFLCGLSLATGFILDSVAKVEKKQWEVNVYSKYAYDDQPGHPTSMPSER
- a CDS encoding ABC transporter ATP-binding protein, which gives rise to MTESVVDYSEQPLAVEVDDVTMIFNMASESLTNLKEYFIKLAKHELFFEEFRALKHISFDIHRGEVVGLVGTNGSGKSTMLKIIAGVLEPSEGSVKVHGNIAPLIELGAGFDPELTARENIYLNGALLGYTKEFIDANFDGIIEFAELQNFVDMPLKNFSSGMVARIAFAIATITEPDILIVDETLSVGDVFFQQKCEARIQHFIQSGDVTVLFVSHSMEQVERICQRAVWIEKGDLRMDGPVDEVCKAYREQFN